The sequence GCGCCGAAGTTAACATCGGTGCCCAGATCCATTTTATTAGCCGATACCTTTTCGACCGGATCACGGCCAACCATTACCAGGGGCATCCAGGTTTTTAGTATGGCAGGGTCTTCAGTGTATTCCATTTCGGCAAAGAAATGGTTCTTCTTCAGGGCTTCGTAACGTTTGCTTAGGTACGATACGTTTTCATCGCCCCAAACAAAGCTGATGTGCGGAACGGTATTGATGAACGTTTTAGGATCGGTAATGTATTTTTTATCGATAAGATAAGCCCACAGTTGCTTTGAAATTTCAAACTGATCGGCAATTTTAATAGCCTTGCTGATATCAACCGAACCATCAGGCAATTGGGGGGTGTAGTTCAGCTCGCAAAAAGCCGAGTGGCCGGTACCGGCATTGTTCATGGCGTCGCTGCTTTCGGCGGCCATCACGTCAAGGCGTTCAAAAAGTTCGATCTTCAGGTCGGGCTGCAATTCCTTCAGCATAAAACCTAAAGTGGCGCTCATGATACCCGCGCCTATTAAAACTACATCAACATCAGAATTTTGACCGCTATTGCTCATCATTATTATATATGGTGACAAAAATTACAGGCGATAACCATGCAATTTTTGATCTTTGGCAGTATAAACACCAGGCGAATGCCCCCGTATCGCTCAGTCCCCGCGAAAACAGGGCAAGTTTACTGATTTTTTTTGAAAGCCTATTTGGATATTTTCAAAACACTAAGCCCTTGCGCCTGTGCAACCTATCTTTTACAAAATCAATTAACCGGCATTGTTCTTTTTGCCGCTTTTATGTGTGGATGCGCGGGTGATCAGTTGCGTTTCCAGCGTCTCGGTAACAAACTCGGTAACCGGGCGTTTGCTTTCTATCAGGTTGATCAGCATTTCGGTAGCTATCTGGCCTATCTGGAAAGCGGGCTGGCGCACTACCGAAAGCGGCGGATCAAAAAGTTCGGCAACATCGCTATTGGTAAAACCGGCAATGGCGATATCCTCGGGTACGCGTAAACCCAGTTTTTTTAATATATACAGGCAATTGGTGGTCAGCCTGTCGCTGGTGATGAACAGGGCATCGGGCTTATCATCCAGGTTTAGTAATTCCTGGATGGTGGTTTCCACCTCGTGCTGTATCATGCCACCATGGTTGCAATGTTTAAGGTATTCGGGGTTGAAGGGGATGCCATGTTTTTCTAACGCCGCCTTATACCCGTTCAAACGTTCCTTGCTGATCAGCAGGTTATAGGAATTGGTCAGATGCGCAATCTTCTTATAGCCGGTTCTGATCAGTTCCTCGGTAGCCTCAAATGCGCCCTGGAAGTTATTTACAGTAACCTTATGAGTCTCGATGTTAGGTGCTACACGATCGAAGAAAACAATAGGGAATCCCTTATCATGCAAATATTGGTAATGGCTCAGGTCGGTGGTCTCGGCTGATAAAGATACCAGCAAGCCATCTACATGGCGCGATATCAAGTGCTGCACGTTGGCCGTCTCCCGCGCGTACGATTCGTGCGTTTGGGTAATAATAACGTGATATCCCCGGTTATACGCGATGGATTCTATCCCGTTGATAGCCTGCGAGAAGTAGTTGTTGGCTACCTCGGCAACTACAACACCTATCGAGTGACTTTTTTGCTCCTTTAAACTAAGGGCGATAGGATTGGGGCGGTAATTTATTTTTTCGGCGTATTCCAGTACCAGTTTTTTGGTTTCGGCCCCGATCTCGTAACTGCCGTTTAAAGCTCTTGATACGGTTGAGGTAGACAACCCAAGTGCTTTTGCAATATCTTTTATAGTGTACGATTCGAACATTCTGCCGCTAAATTAGTATTTTATATAGTACAATATCCTAATAATTACTACGCTAAATTAGCTATTTAATCAGATTTATCGGCCTTCCTGTTTTGCGCAATCGTTTCCGGGAACGATTGCATTGATTTAATCGTTGATATACTTTTTTTATTTCCGGCTTGTCCTTAATCTTGCCTTTGTAATCGCCCTGTTTTAGTGATACGGGCCGATCTTTTGACCAATTTATAATTAAGTACTGAAAATTTTTTTAACCGGTGATATGCCTTTTACGGCATGTTATGGCTGTATGTTTTATGCGAAATAAACCGCTATCATTTATAAACCAATCCAAACTATGAATAAATTTCTACAACAGTTTTGCTTATTGCTTTTCCTGTGCGGAACGGCATTTGCACAAACCCGGCAGGTTACCGGCCAGGTAACAGAGAAGGGGACAAGCGATGGTATCCCGTCGGTTACTGTGCTTGTTAAAGGCGCATCGGGCGGTACACAATCTGATGTTAACGGTAACTACAAAATAACTGTGCCCGATGGCGCGGTTACGCTGGTGTTCCGTTCGGTGGGTTACAAAACCTTAGAGGTTAAGGTGGCCGCCGGCGCCACAAAGGCCAATGCCGGTTTAGAAACCGATGCTACGCAACTAAATGAAGTTGCTGTTGTGAATATCGGCTACGGTACGGTATCGCGTAACGCGGTAACCGGTTCGGTATCATCGGTTAGCGCTAAGCAACTGAAAGATCTGCCCATCAACTCAGCCTCCGAGGCTTTGGAAGGCCGCCTGGCCGGTGTGCAGATCAACCAGTCGGAAGGTTCGCCAAATACTACAGCTACCATTAAGGTGCGTGGTGGCGGTTCTATCAGGTTGGATAACGCGCCATTATATGTGGTAGATGGTATACAGGTTGAAGACGCTTTGACCGTGTTGGCCCCACAGGATATCGAAACCATCGACGTGCTGAAAGATGCCGCATCGACAGCGATATACGGCGCGCGCGGCAGCAACGGTGTAGTACTGATCACTACCAAAGGCGGCCGGGTGCAAAAACCAACTGTTACTTATAATGGTTTGGCCGGCTGGCGCCATATCCGCCGTAAGCTTGATGTGTTTAATACTTACGATTTTGTAAAATATCAATACGAACGCGCTTTGTTAAACGGCGGTACAGAGTTAAGCACCTTTACCAGTGCTTATGGTGCGTTTGCCGATCTTGATCTTTATAAAGAAGCCCCGTTTGTTGACTGGCAGGATGAAATGTTTGGCCGTAATGCTTTAATGCAAACCCATAACTTAAGCCTTACCGGCGGTACCGAATCTACCAAATATAACCTGAGTATTTCATCAAACGGCGAGCAGGGGATTCAGCAATTGTCCGATTATAACCGTAAGATCATCAACTTTAAACTGAATCAAAAGATAAACGACAAGTTAATGGCCGATTTTGCGGTTCGTTATAACAATACCATTGTAAATGGTGCCGGTACTTCAGATCCGGGTTCATCATCAAGCAACAGGTTACGCCAGGTTATCAGGTATAAGCCTATTTTAACTGGTGGTAAAGACCTGCTCGACTACGACCCCGATTATGCTTTGCAAACCAATGCCAATAGCTTATCGCTGGTTAACCCGCTGCTGCTAAACCAGGCAGAATACCGGAAGAACTACAATAGCACGGCTAACTTTAGCGTGAGCCTGGCCTACAACCCCATAAAAATGCTGACTCTGCGGTCGACCCTGGGCTACGATTTGATCAATAACCGTATGAACGCGTTTAACGATACTATTACTTCGGTAGCGCGCCAAAATTCCAATCAGCCAACGGCATCTATCAACACGCTAAACCGCTACACGCTGGATAATGCAAATACCATTACTTTTGATATGAATAAATCGGGCAGCCGGTTTAGCAAACGCAATAACCTGACTATACTGTTAGGCGAAGAGCTTTATCAGAACATTGCCCGTAATTATGGTACCAGCGCTTTGTTGTTCCCAATAGGCATATCGGCTAATAGCGCCATTAATAACTTTAGCCTGGGCACAGTGCCGGTGGGCGGCGCAACTTCGTCCGAAGCTACCAACCGGGTGTTCTCGCTGTTTGGCCGTATCAATTACAGTTTTGATAATAAATACCTTATCAACATATCTATGCGCAGCGATGGTTCATCGTTGTTTGCCAACGGATATAAATGGGGCGATTTTCCGGCCACCTCGTTCGCGTGGCGTATATCTGAAGAGAAGTTTTTCAGTAAGCTGAAAAATACTTTTGACGATCTGAAGTTCCGTATCAATTACGGTAAGGCAGGTAATAACCGTGTAGATCCGTTCCTGTACCTTACCCAGTTTAATGCCAACTCTGGCGGCAACACTTACAGCCAAAACGATGTGAATGTGGTAGGCTACCAGCCAAACGCGCTGGCTTTTAACAGCCTTACCTGGGAAACCACCACATCTAAAGGTTTGGGTTTAGATTTTGCCATCCTAAAAAACCGTTTGCAGGTAACGGCTGATGTTTATGATAATTCGATAACCAACCTGTTGTTGCAAAACCAATTAGGTACACAAACGGGCTACGGCGAACAATTACGTAATTCCGGAGCTACATCAAACAAAGGTTTCGAGCTGCAAATTAACGCTACCCCAATAAGCACTAAGAAATTTACCTGGACCGCCAACTTCAACCTATCGCATAATGATAACAAAATTGTTAGCCTGGGCGGTATTTCTACTTCAAGGTTATATTCATCGGGTTGGGCAGGCGGCAACCAGCCTTCAGACTACCTGACACAGGTAGGCCAGCCGGTAGGTGTTATCTGGGGCCTGCAAAGCGATGGTTTTTATACCATAGATGATTTTAATTACGCTTCGGGTGTATATACTTTAAAATCGGGCGTGGCTAATAACCAGTCGGTTACTTCAACGCCTCCACAGCCTGGTGTTATTAAATATAAAGACCTGAATGGCGATGGCGTTGTTGACGATAAAGACCGTACCAACCTGGGCAGTACGCAGGCGAAAATTTATGGTGGTTTAAACCAGCAGTTTAGGTATGGCGATTTTGACTTCAGCGTATTTGTAAACTTTCAATACGGCAACAAGGTATTAAATGCCAACAAGTTGGAGTTTAGCAGCGGTTATACCCCCAATGCCAACCTGTTATCGGTAATGGAAGGCCGCTGGCGCAATGTGAACGACCAGGGCGTGCGTGTTACCGACCCAACCGCTCTGGCCGCGTTGAATGCTAATGCCACTATCTGGTCGCCGCTTACTACAGCCAGCTCATTTTATGTAAACTCATGGGCGGTAGAAGACGGATCGTTTTTACGCTTAAGCAATGTTACACTGGGTTATACCATCCCCAAAAGCTTGTTAAGCCGTGTAAAAGTGAGCAACTTAAGGATATACGGTACCGTAAATAACGCGGCGGTGTGGACTAAGTACAGTGGTTTTGACCCGGAGGTGAATACCCGCCGTTCAAGCCCTGTTACCCCGGGTGTAGACTACTCGGCCTACCCGCGCAGTACAGCGTTTATTTTCGGTGTTAACCTGACATTGTAAAAGCATTAAAAATTTAAAGAAATGACAACAAATCAAATCATAAAATATACATCGGGCATTTTGCTGGCGGCAGGTATCATTGCCGCGATACCGTCGTGCAAAAAATCTCTTGAAATAGACCCGGTTTCTACCTTCGGCCCCGATTACGTTTTCAGTAATACCGGTAATGCCGAGAAGGCTTTAATAAGCGCCTATGCATGCCTTGGCGGTGATGCCGGTTACGGTATCAGGCTCAGCATGTACTATCCGTTAGATAACGATGAGATGATGGGGCAGGGCGCTACGCCGTACCCGGATAACGAACGACGCGATATTGCCCACTACAATGTGCAGCCCAGTAACACGCAGTTGCCTAACCCGTACGCCCAGCTTTATGCAGGAGTGGAACGCTCAAACCTGGCTATTTACTACATTCCTAAAATGGATATGTATAACAATGGTTCGGCAAGCGATAAGGCTTTACTAAAGCGTTTTTATGGCGAGGCGCTTGCTTTGCGCGCCCAGTTTTATTTTGAATTGATCCGTAATTGGGGTGATGTACCTGCCCAGTTTAACCCATCGGCTTTTGAGGATAACTTATTTAAACCCAAAACCAATCGCGACAGCACTTACGATCATATCCTGGCCGACCTGGCCATGGCCGAAACCTTAGTGCCGTGGCGTACCGAAGCTACCCAATACACCAACGAAAGACTTTCGCAGGGAGCAATCCGCGCGCTTAGGGCACGTATAGCTTTGTTTAGAGGTGGTTACGCTTTACGTTCAGACGCTACAATGAAACGCGATGAAGCTAACTACAAAAAATACTACCAGATAGCACGCGACGAGTGCAGCGCCATCATGGCCCGCAGCGATCACCGCCTGAATGCCAGCTACCAGTCGGTTTGGAAGGATTATATCTGCCAGCATAAGCAGGAGCCTAATGGCGAGATACTTTGGGAAGTAGGTATGTCTGGCGGTAACAGTTCGCTGGGTGATAGCAAACTGGGCTATTACAACGGCCCGCGCTATAATGGCACAGGCAACGGCGCTTTAACAGTGTTGCCTACTTATTTCTATTCCTTCGACCGTAATGATACCCGCCGCGACGTGATGTGCGCACCATATGATATTAGCCCCGGCCCTGTATTGGTAGCCCGCACATTGCAATCAATGGTTGATGGTAAATTCCGTAGAGACTGGACCACCCAGTTAACATCGGCCGCGCAGTATTTCGGTACCAACTGGCCGATCGTCCGTTATTCAGACGTTTTGCTAATGTTTGCCGAGGCTGATAATGAAATAAATGGCTCGCCAACCGCCGCTGCCATTACCGCTTTCGAAACTGTTCGCAAAAGAGCTTTCGGCGCTGCTGCTATTGGCACTACGCCAACAGACAAAGCGGGTTTCTTTACCGCCATTGTGAATGAACGCTCGTGGGAGTTGGGTGGCGAAGGTATCCGCAAATACGATTTGCTGCGCTGGAATATGCTGAAAACCAAGTTGGACGAAGCTAAAGCACGTATGACGGCTATGTACCAACGGCTAAGGTATAATAACGAAACTACACCTGTAGATTATTCAACACTGCCTACCACCATTTATTATAAACCAAGTTTGCCGGCCCCGCTTACATTCTACACCACCACATCTTTTTATGATGCGACTGTAACGCCTGCACCGGCAGGTTATACCGCTGTATCCTGGGTGGGCACAGGTATTAATACTACCATATTAACCTATTTTGCGGTAGCATTTACACCGGGTAAAAGCGAGTTGATGCCATTCCCGCAAAATCAGATAGACGTTAACCCTAACCTGGTACAAAACCCCGGTTATTAACAGAACAGCATATTTTTTTAAATAGATATGAAAATGAAGATCAATAAAAAATATATCGTGTGGCTGTTGTTGCCGGCTTTAGGGGCAACAATGCTCACCTCGTGCAAAAAGAACGATACTGCGACAACTTTTACCCCATCGCGGGCATTTACCCCGGCAGGTTTAAGCACTACGCCATCGGGCGCCACGGTGAAAATAGACTGGAAGGCTTCCCTGTTTTCAAATGGCACCGGCCTAACTTATACGGTTGATGTATCAAAGGATAACACCTTCGCCACGGTAGATTACACCACCAGTACCAGCGCGGTAACGCTTACGCTAACCGATCAGCAATTATTGGTAGGGCAGCCTTATTTTGTGCGCGTTAAAGCTAATGCAACAGCAACAGCAGCCGGTTCAAACGCTTATGTGGTTACCACCAGTAGCTTTACTATGCCAGGTATCCTGCAAACAGTACCTAATGCCGATCTGTCTTCAAAAACAGCAACGCTTAGATGGCTGGCGGACGCCGGCGTAACCAAGATCACCATTACACCGACAGCTCCGGCAGGCACCCCGTTTGACGTAACACTTGCGGCTGCCGATGTTACCGCGCAATCTAAACTGGTTACCGGTTTAACCGCTAACGTAACTTACCGTGCTGATTTGTATGGCGGTACAAGGGTAAAGGGCTTCACTACATTCACCACACCTTTATATACCCGTGTGCTGAGCGCTACCGAAAGCATTGTAGACGCGGTTACCAACGCGGCTAATGGCGATATCATTGGCTTAAATGCTGGTACTTATGATGCCAAGGATGCTACATCGGCCTTTGTAAACTTTACGCTTGCGCAAAAAGCCATCACCCTGCAATCAATATCAGGTAACCCTGCCGATACTAAGATAAACTTCAAAGAGTTTACCCTGCGCGGTACCGGTGCAGGTATTACCCTTAAAAATATCGGTCTTGATGGTACGGCAGGCGCGGCTGCATACTTAATTAATTTTACCGGTGTAGCTGCCGATGCAGAGAAATGTAACTACGCTAACGTTAGTGTTGACGGTTGTACCGTAAGCAACGTTACATCAGCCCTGATGAGGGGCAACCGTGGCTCTGCCGCTACTGATTATAAGATCGGCAATATCCTGATCAACAACTCGGTTATTAGCAGTATCAATACAGCAGTTACCGGTTTCAATACCATCGAACTGAGCAAAATGCAGTTTACCCGTATCGATATTACTAACAACACTTTCTACGATTTTGGCCGCGCTCTGGTGGTAGCCAGCACTGCGCTGGGTACAGGCGTACCGATCCCGGCAGTAAATATCGACAAGTGTACATTTAACTTCTTTGGCGGTAACAATATGTATACCCTGGTTGACGGCAATACCAATCCGCTTGCTGTTACCGTTACTAATAATATTATTGCCAATACACCAAAAGCGGGTAATACCACTGCAGGTTTATTAAGGGGTTCTGGTTCGGGAAGCACCTTCTCGTTCAATAATAACAATACATTCGGTTTAAATAATGGTTCGGGCGGTGCTGCGTTGATTAATGCCACAAATACCACCGTTACTACCGGCGCCAATACCACTACCGATTTGGGCTGGATAGCAACCACCACCAACTTTACCTTACCTGCGGGATCATCCTTACGCACAGCCAGTACAACCGGCGGCGCCATAGGCGACCCACGGTGGGCTAAGTAAAATCAGGATACTAAATAAAAAGGCTGCTTCGGCGGCCTTTTTATTTAATGGTATATAGGTTACGCAAACGATTGCATTGATTTATTAGGGCAGTCCCTTTTTTTATTTACACGTTGTGCTTAATCTTGTATAGCGTATTTAGTGGTTGTGATACCTTGTATTAACCATGATGGCTTAGGAAAGAGATGTGCATAATAATATCATATTTTAGCCGGGAATTAACCAACCTGTTTTAATAACCAATTATGAAGAAACTTTTTTTTAACAGGAATGCTGTTTTAATAATGCTGATTTTCAGCGTTTTTACGCTGTTCTCGTTTGCTTTAAAGCCCGATAATATTACTGTTTATATGGCCGGCGACTCCACCATGGCCGATAAGGATGTAAGGACTTATCCCGAGACCGGCTGGGGCATGCCGTTTAAATTTTACTTCGATAAAACGGTAACCGTGGTTAACGTAGCCAAGAATGGCCGCAGCACTAAAAGCTTCATCACCGAGGGCTTATGGCAATCGATTGTGGACAAACTGAAGGCCGGCGATTATGTACTGGTGCAATTTGGTCATAACGATGAGGTGCCGACCAAGAAGACCGCCACTACTGAAACCGAATTTCACGATAACCTGGTGCGTTATGTAACCGAGACCCGCGCTAAACAGGCCATCCCCATATTACTTACCCCGGTAGCTCGCCGCAAGTTTGATGCAAACGGCAAGGTGCAGGGTACGCACGATGTATATTCGGAAATTGTGCGCAAGGTGGCCGCCGAACAGAAGGTGCCGCTGATAGACCACGACCGCGAAAGCCAGGCCCTGCTGCAAACGCTTGGCCCGGAAAGTTCAAAGCTGCTTTACAATCATTTGCAACCCGGCGAAAACCCTAATTATCCTGACGGTAAGATTGACGACACTCACTTCAGCGAAACAGGCGCGCGCAAGATGGCGCAAATTGTGCTTAACGATATCAAAGCCTTAAAATTAGACCTGGCCGACAGGATTGTAAAAGGGGCTAACGCGGCCACCGTAGCGCCGGCAGCGAAGTAAATTATTAAACAGATACCAATAAAAACCTATATATGAATATCAACGCGACTAAAAATACTTGTTTGGCCATTATGCTTGCGGCTTGCGGCTTCGGCGCATCGGCACAGCAAAAAGAATATAGCTGGACAAACTTGCCTAAAATTGCAAAGACTGCATTTAAAAAGGATACCATAAACATCCTTAAATACGGGGCCAAAGCCGATGGCATCACCCTGAACACCAAAAGCATTAACGATGCGATAACCGCCTGCAGCAATAAAGGCGGCGGCGTGGTTTTGATTCCACAAGGTATCTGGATGACAGGCCCCATCGTATTAAAAAGCAATGTAAACCTGCATGTAAGCCGCGCGGCCCTGCTGCAGTTTACCGATGATAAAAGCCAGTACCCATTGGTGGCCGGCAATTACGAGGGTCATCCGTCTCCGCGTAACCAATCGCCTATATCGGGCACTAATCTAACCAATATCGGTATCACCGGCGAAGGTATCATCGACGGTGCCGGCGGCGTATGGCGGGCTATTGGTAAAGACCGCCTGAGCGAGAGCGAATGGCGGAATTTAGTGGCATCGGGTGGTGTGGTAAGCGAAAATGGCAAAACCTGGTATCCTTCGGCCAGTTATGTAAAAGGGCAGAGCGAAAAGGACGCCATTTACCTGAAACCCGGTAAAGCACTGTCTGACTACGAGAGCATGAAGGACTTCTTCCGCCCGAATATGGTGGTGCTGACCAATTGCAAAAGGATCTTATTGCAGGACGTAACCGTGCAAAACTCACCAGCCTGGTGCCTGCACCCGCTACTGTGCGAAGACCTGACCCTGCGCAACGTGCACGTGCGCAACCCGTGGAACGCCCAGAATGGCGACGCGATAGACATCGAATCGTGCCGTAACGTGTTGTTAGAGGGTAATACTTTCGATGCCGGTGACGATGGTATCTGCATTAAATCAGGTCGTGATGAAGAGGGCCGTAAACGCGGTAAACCAACTGAAAACGTAATTGCCCGCAACAACGTGGTATACCGTGC comes from Mucilaginibacter mali and encodes:
- a CDS encoding LacI family DNA-binding transcriptional regulator, coding for MFESYTIKDIAKALGLSTSTVSRALNGSYEIGAETKKLVLEYAEKINYRPNPIALSLKEQKSHSIGVVVAEVANNYFSQAINGIESIAYNRGYHVIITQTHESYARETANVQHLISRHVDGLLVSLSAETTDLSHYQYLHDKGFPIVFFDRVAPNIETHKVTVNNFQGAFEATEELIRTGYKKIAHLTNSYNLLISKERLNGYKAALEKHGIPFNPEYLKHCNHGGMIQHEVETTIQELLNLDDKPDALFITSDRLTTNCLYILKKLGLRVPEDIAIAGFTNSDVAELFDPPLSVVRQPAFQIGQIATEMLINLIESKRPVTEFVTETLETQLITRASTHKSGKKNNAG
- a CDS encoding SusC/RagA family TonB-linked outer membrane protein; its protein translation is MNKFLQQFCLLLFLCGTAFAQTRQVTGQVTEKGTSDGIPSVTVLVKGASGGTQSDVNGNYKITVPDGAVTLVFRSVGYKTLEVKVAAGATKANAGLETDATQLNEVAVVNIGYGTVSRNAVTGSVSSVSAKQLKDLPINSASEALEGRLAGVQINQSEGSPNTTATIKVRGGGSIRLDNAPLYVVDGIQVEDALTVLAPQDIETIDVLKDAASTAIYGARGSNGVVLITTKGGRVQKPTVTYNGLAGWRHIRRKLDVFNTYDFVKYQYERALLNGGTELSTFTSAYGAFADLDLYKEAPFVDWQDEMFGRNALMQTHNLSLTGGTESTKYNLSISSNGEQGIQQLSDYNRKIINFKLNQKINDKLMADFAVRYNNTIVNGAGTSDPGSSSSNRLRQVIRYKPILTGGKDLLDYDPDYALQTNANSLSLVNPLLLNQAEYRKNYNSTANFSVSLAYNPIKMLTLRSTLGYDLINNRMNAFNDTITSVARQNSNQPTASINTLNRYTLDNANTITFDMNKSGSRFSKRNNLTILLGEELYQNIARNYGTSALLFPIGISANSAINNFSLGTVPVGGATSSEATNRVFSLFGRINYSFDNKYLINISMRSDGSSLFANGYKWGDFPATSFAWRISEEKFFSKLKNTFDDLKFRINYGKAGNNRVDPFLYLTQFNANSGGNTYSQNDVNVVGYQPNALAFNSLTWETTTSKGLGLDFAILKNRLQVTADVYDNSITNLLLQNQLGTQTGYGEQLRNSGATSNKGFELQINATPISTKKFTWTANFNLSHNDNKIVSLGGISTSRLYSSGWAGGNQPSDYLTQVGQPVGVIWGLQSDGFYTIDDFNYASGVYTLKSGVANNQSVTSTPPQPGVIKYKDLNGDGVVDDKDRTNLGSTQAKIYGGLNQQFRYGDFDFSVFVNFQYGNKVLNANKLEFSSGYTPNANLLSVMEGRWRNVNDQGVRVTDPTALAALNANATIWSPLTTASSFYVNSWAVEDGSFLRLSNVTLGYTIPKSLLSRVKVSNLRIYGTVNNAAVWTKYSGFDPEVNTRRSSPVTPGVDYSAYPRSTAFIFGVNLTL
- a CDS encoding RagB/SusD family nutrient uptake outer membrane protein; the encoded protein is MTTNQIIKYTSGILLAAGIIAAIPSCKKSLEIDPVSTFGPDYVFSNTGNAEKALISAYACLGGDAGYGIRLSMYYPLDNDEMMGQGATPYPDNERRDIAHYNVQPSNTQLPNPYAQLYAGVERSNLAIYYIPKMDMYNNGSASDKALLKRFYGEALALRAQFYFELIRNWGDVPAQFNPSAFEDNLFKPKTNRDSTYDHILADLAMAETLVPWRTEATQYTNERLSQGAIRALRARIALFRGGYALRSDATMKRDEANYKKYYQIARDECSAIMARSDHRLNASYQSVWKDYICQHKQEPNGEILWEVGMSGGNSSLGDSKLGYYNGPRYNGTGNGALTVLPTYFYSFDRNDTRRDVMCAPYDISPGPVLVARTLQSMVDGKFRRDWTTQLTSAAQYFGTNWPIVRYSDVLLMFAEADNEINGSPTAAAITAFETVRKRAFGAAAIGTTPTDKAGFFTAIVNERSWELGGEGIRKYDLLRWNMLKTKLDEAKARMTAMYQRLRYNNETTPVDYSTLPTTIYYKPSLPAPLTFYTTTSFYDATVTPAPAGYTAVSWVGTGINTTILTYFAVAFTPGKSELMPFPQNQIDVNPNLVQNPGY
- a CDS encoding rhamnogalacturonan acetylesterase; its protein translation is MKKLFFNRNAVLIMLIFSVFTLFSFALKPDNITVYMAGDSTMADKDVRTYPETGWGMPFKFYFDKTVTVVNVAKNGRSTKSFITEGLWQSIVDKLKAGDYVLVQFGHNDEVPTKKTATTETEFHDNLVRYVTETRAKQAIPILLTPVARRKFDANGKVQGTHDVYSEIVRKVAAEQKVPLIDHDRESQALLQTLGPESSKLLYNHLQPGENPNYPDGKIDDTHFSETGARKMAQIVLNDIKALKLDLADRIVKGANAATVAPAAK
- a CDS encoding glycoside hydrolase family 28 protein; protein product: MNINATKNTCLAIMLAACGFGASAQQKEYSWTNLPKIAKTAFKKDTINILKYGAKADGITLNTKSINDAITACSNKGGGVVLIPQGIWMTGPIVLKSNVNLHVSRAALLQFTDDKSQYPLVAGNYEGHPSPRNQSPISGTNLTNIGITGEGIIDGAGGVWRAIGKDRLSESEWRNLVASGGVVSENGKTWYPSASYVKGQSEKDAIYLKPGKALSDYESMKDFFRPNMVVLTNCKRILLQDVTVQNSPAWCLHPLLCEDLTLRNVHVRNPWNAQNGDAIDIESCRNVLLEGNTFDAGDDGICIKSGRDEEGRKRGKPTENVIARNNVVYRAHGGFVIGSEMSGGAKNIFVTDCTFIGTDIGLRFKTTRGRGGVVEKIYVKNIAMRDILGSAILFDMYYGGKSVAEGEGTKTTATKTYTADVSTPQFKDFYVNNVVCNGAASGLLIRGLPEMAIKGIHLENVILKTTKGAEISEASNITLKNVHFESKDTKPVIIVENSNNVKLDGIKYTNGADLLFSVTGERTKDISVSNTDVSKAKDKVDFKSGADSKAISFK